The Stenotrophomonas sp. ASS1 genome segment ACCGGCGCCAGTCCGGCGGCAGGTAGGCCAGGCCCTGGGTCAGCAGCGCCACCCACAATCCGCCCTCATGGTCCTGCATCAGATCAAGCACACCGCTCTGGGCAGTGAGGAAGCCACTGCCGCGGTCGCCGTCGAGCCGCCGCAGCGTGCTGGCATCTCCACGCAACAGGCCATCGGAGGTGCCCGCCCAGTAACCGCCCTGGCGATCGGCCAGCACCAGTGCCGAACGCAGGCGCGCACTGTCGGCCCAGCGCGGACGGCTGACCCGGTCCTGCGCGTCGATACGGTAGAGGCCGTCATTCTGGCTGCCGGCCCAGATCGAGCCATCGGGGTCGCGGCTCAGGCGCAAAACACTCAGCGCCCCCAGTTCGCGCGGCGCGACAGCCTCGAATCCAGTCCCGTTCCAGCGCGCAATGCCCGCCTCGGTGCCGATCCACAGTCGCCCCTGCGCGTCGACAAGGCTGCTGTAGATGGTATTGCTGGGCAACCCGCCAGGACGGGCCGGATCATGCTCGAAGAAGCGCAGGCTGCCGTCTTCACCGAAACGGCAGACGCCATGGCCACTGGTGCCGATCCACAGTGCATCCTCGGCGTAGGCCAGCGTCCAGAACTGGCTCATGCAGGGGCCGTTGACCGCATCAAAGGTCTTGAAGCGTTCGCGGTCGGCATCCAGGCGGGCCACGCCCTTGCCATTGATGCCGACCCAGACGCGGTCCAGGGGATCGACCAGCAGGGTCTCGATCTCGTTGCCGGGCAGCGAGCCCGGCTGCTCCGGATCATGTTCCCAGACCCGCAGGTTGCCGCCGTCATAGCGCACCAGGCCACCATCGGTGGCCGCCCAGATATGGCCCTGGCGGTCCTCGGCCAGCGCCAGCACCATGCGCGAGGGCATGCCTTCAGCTGCACCGAAACGGCGCAGGCGCGGTGTTTCCGCCATGTCGAGGGCCGTGGCCGCCGTGGCGAACGCCATCAGCAGCAGCCCCATTCCCGCGATGCCTCGGCACCACAGGCGCCAACCGCTCGTCATCCTGAACCCCCTGTCCTGTCCCGATTGTCACACAGGGCCGGGTTCATGGCTGCAACAGGCTGCTTCCACCGGTGGACCCACCACGAACTGTTGCAGCCATGCACGCAACGTTGGCAGGGGGCTGTGCGTATGATCGCAACGTCCCCCTTCCGGAGCCCGCCATCGATGCGTCCCTGCCTGGCCCTGCTGCCGATGCTGCTCGCCACCGCCCCCGCTTGGGCGGATGCAGATACCTATCGCCTCGATCCGGTGCATACGCGTGTGCTGTTCACCATCGACCACGCGGGTTACTCGCAGGCGATGGGGACGGTCTCCGGCAGTGAGGGCCGCCTGCAGTTCGATCCCGACAACTGGCGCGAGGCCACACTGGATGTCGAGGTCCCCGTGTCGCGATTGGACCTAGGTGATGCCAAATGGAACCAGGCCACGCTGGCCCGCAGCCTTCTGGATGGCGAGCGTTTCCCGAAGGCACATTTCGTCTCCAGCCGGGTCGAACCGATCGATGCCAAGCGTGCGCACGTGATCGGTACCCTGACCCTGCGCGGCGTCAGCCAGGAAGTCACCCTGGACGTGACCCTCAACGCCATCAAGCGCTACCCCCTTCCCCCGTTCCGACGCACCGCCGGTTTTTCCGCCAGCACCACGCTGAGCCGGCGCGCGTTCGGCATCACCGCCTGGCCGGGCGTCATCGGTGATGCAGTACAGCTGAGGATCGAGGCTGAAGCCACCCTCGACCGCAGCGACGCCCCGGGAACTCCCGCTCCCGTTCCGCACTCCGACCCCAAGACGGCCCGCTAGAGGACCTTTCATGACCGCCAAGAACACCCCCGCCGCCTGGGGGAGTGTCAGCCAGATCCTGCATTGGTTGATCGCACTGCTGATCCTCGCCCTGGGCGTGGTCGGCCTGACCATGGGCGAACTGCCCAAGACGCCCAAGTACTTCTGGGTCTACACCGCACACAAGTCGATCGGCATCACCGTACTGGCGCTGGTGCTGTTCCGCCTCGGCTGGCGCCTGTACGCCGGCGCCCCCAAGCCGGTGCCGGGCGTGCCCAGCTGGCAGGAGCGCATCGCAAGCGCCACCCACGTGCTGTTGTATGTGCTGATGTTCGCCATCCCGCTGTCGGGCTGGCTGTACGACTCGGCCAGTGGCCTGCGCCCGTTCCGCTGGTTCGGCCTGGTTGATGTGCCCAAGCTGAGTGGCCCGGATCCGCAGGTCGTCGCGGTGTCCCACGCCATCCACGAATACGGCTTCTGGCTGTTGATCGCGGTGGTGCTGGCCCATGCCGGCGCTGCCTTCTACCACCACCTGTTCCAGCGCGATGCAACGCTGTCCCGCATGTTGCCGCGCGGCTGGCTCGCCTCCCCTCAGAAGGACTGACCGATGAACCTGAAACTGACCACTCCGGCCGCCGTGGCCGCCGCCCTGGCCGGCATGCTGGCCACCGCCCCGGCGCTCGCTGCGGACTACGCGCAGGCCCCCGGCGCCGGCTCGATCCTGGTGTTCGCCACCAAGTACGACGGCGAAGTGTTCACCGGCAGCTTCCCGGGCTTTGCCACCAAGCTCAGCTTCGACCCGGCCAACCCGGCCGCCGGTTCGCTGGACGTGGTGATTCCGCTGGCCGGTGCCAAGAGCGGCAACAGCGACCGCGACTCGACCCTGCAGACCGCCGACTTCTTCAACGTCGGCAAGTTCGCCACTGCGCGTTACACCGCCAAGGGCTTCCGTGCGGTGGGCAACGACCAGTTCGCCGCCGA includes the following:
- a CDS encoding YceI family protein; translation: MRPCLALLPMLLATAPAWADADTYRLDPVHTRVLFTIDHAGYSQAMGTVSGSEGRLQFDPDNWREATLDVEVPVSRLDLGDAKWNQATLARSLLDGERFPKAHFVSSRVEPIDAKRAHVIGTLTLRGVSQEVTLDVTLNAIKRYPLPPFRRTAGFSASTTLSRRAFGITAWPGVIGDAVQLRIEAEATLDRSDAPGTPAPVPHSDPKTAR
- a CDS encoding cytochrome b — protein: MTAKNTPAAWGSVSQILHWLIALLILALGVVGLTMGELPKTPKYFWVYTAHKSIGITVLALVLFRLGWRLYAGAPKPVPGVPSWQERIASATHVLLYVLMFAIPLSGWLYDSASGLRPFRWFGLVDVPKLSGPDPQVVAVSHAIHEYGFWLLIAVVLAHAGAAFYHHLFQRDATLSRMLPRGWLASPQKD
- a CDS encoding YceI family protein: MNLKLTTPAAVAAALAGMLATAPALAADYAQAPGAGSILVFATKYDGEVFTGSFPGFATKLSFDPANPAAGSLDVVIPLAGAKSGNSDRDSTLQTADFFNVGKFATARYTAKGFRAVGNDQFAADGTLELRGVSKPVTLTFTWKPGTQPVLTGKATVKRLDFGVGSGDWADTKTIPDETAISTIVKFDAK